From Micromonospora echinaurantiaca:
TCAGTCCAACTGGAACAGGGCGGCGGCGTTGTGCCAGCAGACCGCACGCAGCCAGTCGTCGCCGAGGTCGAGCCGGGCCAGCCCGGCCAGCTGCTCGGCGTACGGGTAGGGAATGTTGGGGAAGTCGCTGCCCAGCAGCACCTTGCCGGCCAGCCCGAGCGCCCGCAGCCGGGGCAGCTCGTCGGTGGGGAAGGGCACGAACCGGTGGAAGAACGAGGTGAAGGCCATCGTGGTGTCCAGCCGCACCCGCTCGTACGCCTCGGCCAGGTCGAGGAAGGCCCGGTAGTCCGGCGCGCCCAGGTGAGCCACCACCGCGGTCAGCCGCGGGTGACGGGCGAGCAGCGCGGCGAACGGGTCCGGCCCGGTGTGCGCGGTGCCGACCGGGGCGTGCCCGGCGTGCACCACGACCGGCACCCCGGCGTCGGCGAGCAGCCCCCAGACCGGGTCCAGCGCGGGATCGGTCGGCGCGAACCCGCCGACCTGCACGTGCACCTTGAACACCCGGGCACCGCCGGCCAGCGCGTCGGCGACGTACCGGGCGGCCGACGGCTCCGGGAAGAAGGTGGCCGAGGGGAGGCAGCCCGGGGTGGTGCGGGCGAAGTCGAGCGTCCACCGGTTCAGCTCCACCGCCATGCCGGGCCGGTGGGCGTACGCCAGGGCGCTGAACGCCCGGACGCCGAGCCGGCGCAGGTGCGCCACCCGTTCCGAGTCGCTCCACCGGTAGCGGATCGGCCACTCGGTGCCCACCAGCGGCCCGGCCGCGTCGAAGTACGCCCACACCCGGCGCAGCAGCCGGGGCGGCAGGAAGTGCACGTGCACGTCGGCCAGCCCGGGCAGGCCCAGCCCGCGCCAGAACGCCGGCACCTCGGCGTCGTCGGCCCCGGACAGCGGTGCCGCGGGGGTGGGCCGGCCGGTCATATCTGGATGTTGAAGCGTTGCAGCACCGACGGGGCGACCAGCCCGGCGGCGGCGAGCACCGCGATCACGGTCAGCGCGGCGCGCACCACGACCACCTCGGTCTTGCTGCCGGCCCGCAGCGCGATGCTGTTCGGCAGGCCGATCATCGTCCACATCCGGCGTTTGATCGGGATCGGCCAGAGGATCGGCACTCCGGCCTTGGTGATCATGTCGCCGAGGATGTGCACGAAGCAGCCAACGCCGACGGCGGTGCCGATCAGCGGATAACCCCGCCCGCCGGGCAGGTTGGCGGCGACGAACCAGGCCGCGCCGGCGGACACCAGGGTGACGATCACCCAGCCGGCCCGCTCCGCCCACTCGTCGAACAGCCCGCGCAACGCCAACCCGATCATGAAGAACAGGATGCCGATCACCGCCCACTTGCCGTACGCGGCGCAGAGCGCGGTGGTGCCCCAGCCGACCAGCAGGGTGAACGGGATGGTGTGGGTCAGCGTGCGGTGCCCGTTGCTGCGGCGCGGGTCGCGGCTGAGTTTGGTCGCGTAGTAGACGCCGAGTGAGATCTTCTCCATCACCTCGGCGATGAACAGGGAGAACACCCCGAAGGTGCGGGCCACGGTGGCGCCGCCCTGGTTGCGGGTGACCTTGCCGGACAGGTCGAGGTCGGGGAAGAGGGCGCCACCGGCGCAGACCGCCGTCCCGACGGCGAGCGCGAGTGGGGACTGGTGGTAGTCGGCGAAGTGGTCCAGCGCCCACGACCCGGCCAGCCACACCGCCGCGCCGGACAGCGCGTGGGATGGTCCCATCATCTCGG
This genomic window contains:
- a CDS encoding amidohydrolase family protein, which produces MTGRPTPAAPLSGADDAEVPAFWRGLGLPGLADVHVHFLPPRLLRRVWAYFDAAGPLVGTEWPIRYRWSDSERVAHLRRLGVRAFSALAYAHRPGMAVELNRWTLDFARTTPGCLPSATFFPEPSAARYVADALAGGARVFKVHVQVGGFAPTDPALDPVWGLLADAGVPVVVHAGHAPVGTAHTGPDPFAALLARHPRLTAVVAHLGAPDYRAFLDLAEAYERVRLDTTMAFTSFFHRFVPFPTDELPRLRALGLAGKVLLGSDFPNIPYPYAEQLAGLARLDLGDDWLRAVCWHNAAALFQLD
- a CDS encoding metal-dependent hydrolase, whose product is MMGPSHALSGAAVWLAGSWALDHFADYHQSPLALAVGTAVCAGGALFPDLDLSGKVTRNQGGATVARTFGVFSLFIAEVMEKISLGVYYATKLSRDPRRSNGHRTLTHTIPFTLLVGWGTTALCAAYGKWAVIGILFFMIGLALRGLFDEWAERAGWVIVTLVSAGAAWFVAANLPGGRGYPLIGTAVGVGCFVHILGDMITKAGVPILWPIPIKRRMWTMIGLPNSIALRAGSKTEVVVVRAALTVIAVLAAAGLVAPSVLQRFNIQI